Proteins encoded together in one Lathyrus oleraceus cultivar Zhongwan6 chromosome 5, CAAS_Psat_ZW6_1.0, whole genome shotgun sequence window:
- the LOC127087777 gene encoding sister chromatid cohesion protein PDS5 homolog C isoform X3 → MAFEYRELQNHLFDVGNRLADPPASVDQLISLLSRADSCLARVEQSPKHSMRVALNPTLNALVEHRLLRHPDTDVQVALASCITEITRITAPDAPYDDDQMKEIFQLVVSSFEKLHDISSRSYVKRRAILETVAKVRSCVVMLDLECDGLILEMFQHFLKAIREHHPENVFSSMETIMTLVLEESEEISFDLLSPLLDSIKKDNEEVSPIARKLGERVLENCATKIKPYLVQAVRILGISVDDYSKVLASICQDTCDSLEKNGVCVTSEHKEEDSKSAEPPLEESSPEDETKSAELPLEESSPVVVKEEPEEAAHSPQDNREGNRSSKSVTNNGVASAGEDATLGDFKSITKKEDTDCYDHSKEELNDLGDGKVDKNEQKPEQSTKKSRRKSSYSTKSAKLSQCQVVANEKKAEKMLDSESYSKEARNDESEVVASPSRSDSLPDENHSEKLGKAKTKESPANVEVVSKKVSEGASVSKAKSVKRSVKKTLGRNSGVKKTAGTDSDKTQTGAVSSADVKKHSAKKLNDNEGGGGGSSSRQLVDEKKMGWGEANSETGAAKSSSVGVDKEMVSSPRSDTKSSENEKLEETTKTSAKRKHTLEDEKLEETPKTSAKRKPPALEDEKLEETPKTSAKRKPASGKKNGSGIKEYGENLVGVRVEVWWPKDREFYKGVIERFDPIKKKHKVVYDDGEVEVLNLARQKWNAIEADSVADGEGGDHASLEASLEMPTKKKGKISFGEPTKHGKLSSSGGASGSSKSKGVLMSGQKSKDGNKSKESNTSSDSEDEVSRKFKDNTPTSAALKITSKSKNIGSSKTSKPKDDDTITPKPSVKSKQETLKSGATNQKTPKTAASEGKPPNSGGKSTVDRGGKKSGSLKKKVMEDDDSDDSAREEEYTKGKTSGSSKEEGSEVKRGNKRQRS, encoded by the exons ATGGCGTTTGAGTACAGAGAGCTGCAAAATCACCTTTTCGACGTCGGGAACAGGCTGGCAGATCCTCCTGCGTCGGTGGATCAGCTCATCTCGCTGCTATCT CGAGCTGATAGTTGCTTAGCAAGGGTGGAACAGTCACCTAAACACTCTATGCGAGTTGCGCTCAATCCGACGTTGAATGCATTGGTTGAGCATAGGCTTTTAAGGCATCCGGATACTGATGTCCAAGTTGCACTTGCCTCTTGCATCACTGAAATAACAAGAATCACTGCACCTGATGCTCCTTATGATGATGATCAAATGAAG GAGATATTTCAATTAGTTGTATCTTCATTTGAAAAGCTACATGATATCTCAAGCCGATCTTATGTGAAGAGGAGAGCAATTCTGGAAACGGTTGCCAAAGTCAGATCATGTGTGGTAATGCTGGACCTTGAatgtgatgggctgattttggAGATGTTTCAGCACTTTTTAAAGGCAATAAG GGAACATCATCCAGAGAATGTTTTTTCATCCATGGAAACCATTATGACACTTGTTCTAGAGGAAAGTGAAGAAATATCCTTTGATTTGCTTTCTCCTCTCCTGGACAGCATTAAGAAAGACAATGAG GAAGTTTCACCAATTGCCCGGAAATTGGGAGAGAGGGTCCTTGAAAATTGTGCAACCAAAATTAAACCCTACTTAGTGCAAGCAGTGAGAATCTTGGGTATATCTGTGGATGATTATAGCAAAGTACTTGCTTCAATATGTCAAGATACCTGTGATAGCTTGGAGAAAAATGGTGTATGTGTTACTAGTGAGCACAAG GAAGAGGATAGCAAGTCAGCTGAACCACCACTTGAGGAGTCAAGCCCA GAAGACGAAACCAAGTCAGCTGAACTACCACTTGAGGAGTCAAGCCCA GTGGTGGTTAAAGAGGAACCAGAGGAAGCTGCACATTCTCCACAAGATAATCGGGAGGGGAATAGATCTTCCAAGTCAGTCACAAACAATGGCGTTGCATCTGCTGGAGAAGATGCCACTTTAGGAGATTTTAAGTCCATTACAAAGAAAGAGGATACTGATTGTTATGATCATTCCAAAGAGGAGCTCAATGATTTGGGCGATGGAAAAGTTGACAAGAATGAACAAAAACCGGAACAATCCACCAAAAAGAGCCGGAGGAAATCGAGCTATTCAACCAAATCTGCAAAACTGTCTCAATGTCAAGTTGTTGCTAATGAAAAGAAAGCTGAGAAGATGTTGGATTCTGAAAGTTACAGCAAGGAAGCTCGCAATGATGAATCTGaagttgtggcttctccttcaCGTAGTGACAGCCTTCCTGATGAAAATCATTCAGAGAAACTtggaaaagctaaaactaaagAAAGCCCTGCAAATGTTGAAGTTGTTTCGAAAAAGGTATCTGAAGGAGCAAGTGTATCAAAAGCCAAATCTGTCAAGCGGTCAGTGAAAAAGACACTTGGTCGAAACTCTGGTGTAAAAAAAACTGCTGGTACAGATTCAGACAAAACACAAACTGGGGCTGTTAGTAGTGCTGATGTTAAAAAGCACTCTGCCAAGAAATTGAATGATAACGAGGGTGGTGGTGGTGGGTCCTCTTCCAGACAGCTTGTAGATGAGAAGAAGATGGGGTGGGGGGAAGCTAACTCAGAAACGGGTGCAGCAAAGTCTTCTAGTGTAGGTGTTGATAAG GAAATGGTTTCTTCTCCGAGGTCCGATACCAAATCCTCCGAAAATGAAAAGTTAGAGGAGACTACCAAGACAAGTGCAAAGAGGAAACACACCTTAGAAGATGAAAAGTTAGAGGAGACTCCCAAAACAAGTGCAAAGAGGAAACCACCCGCCTTAGAAGATGAAAAGTTAGAGGAGACTCCCAAAACAAGTGCAAAGAGGAAACCCGCCTCAGGAAAGAAAAAT GGATCTGGCATCAAGGAATACGGTGAAAACCTTGTAGGTGTGCGAGTTGAAGTATGGTGGCCTAAGGATCGTGA GTTTTACAAAGGTGTCATTGAACGTTTTGATCCTATAAAAAAGAAGCACAAG GTGGTTTATGATGATGGTGAAGTTGAAGTATTAAACCTTGCGAGGCAAAAATGGAATGCCATTGAAGCTGATTCAGTTGCAGATGGG GAAGGAGGTGATCATGCCAGTCTCGAGGCTTCCCTTGAAAT GCCTAcaaaaaagaaaggaaaaataAGTTTCGGTGAACCAACTAAGCATGGAAAGCTGTCTTCGAG TGGCGGGGCATCAGGATCAAGTAAGTCGAAGGGTGTTTTGATGTCTGGTCAGAAGTCTAAGGATGGAAACAAATCCAAAGAATCCAATACTTCTAGCGATTCTGAGGATGAAGTTAGCAGAAAGTTTAAGGACAACACTCCTACATCTGCTGCACTGAAAATTACTAGTAAATCCAAGAATATTGGTAGTTCCAAGACAAGCAAGCCAAAGGATGACGACACTATCACTCCAAAACCCTCTGTCAAGTCTAAGCAGGAAACCTTAAAGAGTGGAGCAACCAACCAAAAGACCCCAAAGACTGCTGCTTCTGAGGGAAAGCCCCCAAATAGTGGTGGAAAGTCTACTGTCGACCGTGGTGGCAAGAAATCTGGTTCATTGAAGAAAAAAGTTATGGAGGATGATGACTCAGATGATTCAGCAAGAGAGGAGGAATATACAAAGGGCAAGACATCAGGTTCATCAAAGGAAGAAGGAAGTGAGGTCAAGAGGGGAAATAAACGTCAGAGAAGCTAG
- the LOC127087777 gene encoding sister chromatid cohesion protein PDS5 homolog C isoform X5: MAFEYRELQNHLFDVGNRLADPPASVDQLISLLSRADSCLARVEQSPKHSMRVALNPTLNALVEHRLLRHPDTDVQVALASCITEITRITAPDAPYDDDQMKEIFQLVVSSFEKLHDISSRSYVKRRAILETVAKVRSCVVMLDLECDGLILEMFQHFLKAIREHHPENVFSSMETIMTLVLEESEEISFDLLSPLLDSIKKDNEEVSPIARKLGERVLENCATKIKPYLVQAVRILGISVDDYSKVLASICQDTCDSLEKNGVCVTSEHKEEDSKSAEPPLEESSPVVVKEEPEEAAHSPQDNREGNRSSKSVTNNGVASAGEDATLGDFKSITKKEDTDCYDHSKEELNDLGDGKVDKNEQKPEQSTKKSRRKSSYSTKSAKLSQCQVVANEKKAEKMLDSESYSKEARNDESEVVASPSRSDSLPDENHSEKLGKAKTKESPANVEVVSKKVSEGASVSKAKSVKRSVKKTLGRNSGVKKTAGTDSDKTQTGAVSSADVKKHSAKKLNDNEGGGGGSSSRQLVDEKKMGWGEANSETGAAKSSSVGVDKEMVSSPRSDTKSSENEKLEETTKTSAKRKHTLEDEKLEETPKTSAKRKPPALEDEKLEETPKTSAKRKPASGKKNGSGIKEYGENLVGVRVEVWWPKDREFYKGVIERFDPIKKKHKVVYDDGEVEVLNLARQKWNAIEADSVADGEGGDHASLEASLEMPTKKKGKISFGEPTKHGKLSSSGGASGSSKSKGVLMSGQKSKDGNKSKESNTSSDSEDEVSRKFKDNTPTSAALKITSKSKNIGSSKTSKPKDDDTITPKPSVKSKQETLKSGATNQKTPKTAASEGKPPNSGGKSTVDRGGKKSGSLKKKVMEDDDSDDSAREEEYTKGKTSGSSKEEGSEVKRGNKRQRS; this comes from the exons ATGGCGTTTGAGTACAGAGAGCTGCAAAATCACCTTTTCGACGTCGGGAACAGGCTGGCAGATCCTCCTGCGTCGGTGGATCAGCTCATCTCGCTGCTATCT CGAGCTGATAGTTGCTTAGCAAGGGTGGAACAGTCACCTAAACACTCTATGCGAGTTGCGCTCAATCCGACGTTGAATGCATTGGTTGAGCATAGGCTTTTAAGGCATCCGGATACTGATGTCCAAGTTGCACTTGCCTCTTGCATCACTGAAATAACAAGAATCACTGCACCTGATGCTCCTTATGATGATGATCAAATGAAG GAGATATTTCAATTAGTTGTATCTTCATTTGAAAAGCTACATGATATCTCAAGCCGATCTTATGTGAAGAGGAGAGCAATTCTGGAAACGGTTGCCAAAGTCAGATCATGTGTGGTAATGCTGGACCTTGAatgtgatgggctgattttggAGATGTTTCAGCACTTTTTAAAGGCAATAAG GGAACATCATCCAGAGAATGTTTTTTCATCCATGGAAACCATTATGACACTTGTTCTAGAGGAAAGTGAAGAAATATCCTTTGATTTGCTTTCTCCTCTCCTGGACAGCATTAAGAAAGACAATGAG GAAGTTTCACCAATTGCCCGGAAATTGGGAGAGAGGGTCCTTGAAAATTGTGCAACCAAAATTAAACCCTACTTAGTGCAAGCAGTGAGAATCTTGGGTATATCTGTGGATGATTATAGCAAAGTACTTGCTTCAATATGTCAAGATACCTGTGATAGCTTGGAGAAAAATGGTGTATGTGTTACTAGTGAGCACAAG GAAGAGGATAGCAAGTCAGCTGAACCACCACTTGAGGAGTCAAGCCCA GTGGTGGTTAAAGAGGAACCAGAGGAAGCTGCACATTCTCCACAAGATAATCGGGAGGGGAATAGATCTTCCAAGTCAGTCACAAACAATGGCGTTGCATCTGCTGGAGAAGATGCCACTTTAGGAGATTTTAAGTCCATTACAAAGAAAGAGGATACTGATTGTTATGATCATTCCAAAGAGGAGCTCAATGATTTGGGCGATGGAAAAGTTGACAAGAATGAACAAAAACCGGAACAATCCACCAAAAAGAGCCGGAGGAAATCGAGCTATTCAACCAAATCTGCAAAACTGTCTCAATGTCAAGTTGTTGCTAATGAAAAGAAAGCTGAGAAGATGTTGGATTCTGAAAGTTACAGCAAGGAAGCTCGCAATGATGAATCTGaagttgtggcttctccttcaCGTAGTGACAGCCTTCCTGATGAAAATCATTCAGAGAAACTtggaaaagctaaaactaaagAAAGCCCTGCAAATGTTGAAGTTGTTTCGAAAAAGGTATCTGAAGGAGCAAGTGTATCAAAAGCCAAATCTGTCAAGCGGTCAGTGAAAAAGACACTTGGTCGAAACTCTGGTGTAAAAAAAACTGCTGGTACAGATTCAGACAAAACACAAACTGGGGCTGTTAGTAGTGCTGATGTTAAAAAGCACTCTGCCAAGAAATTGAATGATAACGAGGGTGGTGGTGGTGGGTCCTCTTCCAGACAGCTTGTAGATGAGAAGAAGATGGGGTGGGGGGAAGCTAACTCAGAAACGGGTGCAGCAAAGTCTTCTAGTGTAGGTGTTGATAAG GAAATGGTTTCTTCTCCGAGGTCCGATACCAAATCCTCCGAAAATGAAAAGTTAGAGGAGACTACCAAGACAAGTGCAAAGAGGAAACACACCTTAGAAGATGAAAAGTTAGAGGAGACTCCCAAAACAAGTGCAAAGAGGAAACCACCCGCCTTAGAAGATGAAAAGTTAGAGGAGACTCCCAAAACAAGTGCAAAGAGGAAACCCGCCTCAGGAAAGAAAAAT GGATCTGGCATCAAGGAATACGGTGAAAACCTTGTAGGTGTGCGAGTTGAAGTATGGTGGCCTAAGGATCGTGA GTTTTACAAAGGTGTCATTGAACGTTTTGATCCTATAAAAAAGAAGCACAAG GTGGTTTATGATGATGGTGAAGTTGAAGTATTAAACCTTGCGAGGCAAAAATGGAATGCCATTGAAGCTGATTCAGTTGCAGATGGG GAAGGAGGTGATCATGCCAGTCTCGAGGCTTCCCTTGAAAT GCCTAcaaaaaagaaaggaaaaataAGTTTCGGTGAACCAACTAAGCATGGAAAGCTGTCTTCGAG TGGCGGGGCATCAGGATCAAGTAAGTCGAAGGGTGTTTTGATGTCTGGTCAGAAGTCTAAGGATGGAAACAAATCCAAAGAATCCAATACTTCTAGCGATTCTGAGGATGAAGTTAGCAGAAAGTTTAAGGACAACACTCCTACATCTGCTGCACTGAAAATTACTAGTAAATCCAAGAATATTGGTAGTTCCAAGACAAGCAAGCCAAAGGATGACGACACTATCACTCCAAAACCCTCTGTCAAGTCTAAGCAGGAAACCTTAAAGAGTGGAGCAACCAACCAAAAGACCCCAAAGACTGCTGCTTCTGAGGGAAAGCCCCCAAATAGTGGTGGAAAGTCTACTGTCGACCGTGGTGGCAAGAAATCTGGTTCATTGAAGAAAAAAGTTATGGAGGATGATGACTCAGATGATTCAGCAAGAGAGGAGGAATATACAAAGGGCAAGACATCAGGTTCATCAAAGGAAGAAGGAAGTGAGGTCAAGAGGGGAAATAAACGTCAGAGAAGCTAG